A single window of Pieris rapae chromosome 4, ilPieRapa1.1, whole genome shotgun sequence DNA harbors:
- the LOC111002923 gene encoding unconventional myosin-IXAa isoform X2: MATLGLSKVFILDKYFTELQKFWETEKKLQDASSSNEAVHLQRRLLSLSSELVTLRNHLHVGGPGQSGGAQAQPAASPQPAVPPRAPLLLPPLQPPPPPPEVRWRGGSGAGDVDDLVHLRGPLTEDAIVRALQTRFYQNKFYTSVGPIVVALNAYGDAANALTPAAARAQRPELTRLVRDAVRHQADSGCPQAIILSGVSGSGKTYASMVLLRRLFDAAGGGPETDAFKHLAAAFTVLRALGTAATRANAHSTRIGHFIEVQVTDGALYRTKIHCYFLDQTRVVRPPAGERNYHVFYHMLAGLAADERARLHLDGLTSSDLRYLAPTAPARPRADAADEDAARFQAWRGCLGVLGIPFLDVVRVLAAVLLLGNLVFVESSEGGAEVGDDATLAAVSALLGVGAAALARGLATRSAARGRVRAPATAAAASLARDSLAKALYCRTVATIVRRANSLKRPGSTLGTLSSDSNESVHQDAASRRASTAGSGARGRAGARSMAVLNDAVRHATDGFVGILDMFGFEDAAPSRLEHLCTNLCAETMQHFYNTHVFKSSAESCREEGVTGALEVEYADNVPCIDLLSSLRSGLLAALDAECAARGSAEQYVARVRAAHPRLGDARPPHPRRFTVRHYAGEVVYDAADFLEANRDAVPDDLLAVFDTRACEFGFATHLFGAELKALSSAGGPAGSAFRASPTAAGGASGGSTLTQDFHTRLDNLLRTLVHARPHFVRCLRANATETPVLFDRATVASQVRALQILETVQLMANGFPHRMRFRAFCGRYCGLGARGKETATDSGEATCARVLRVATAAAPPPSHSPAAVRWAIGKRHVFLSEGMRQVLERMRRARRQAAARCIQTAWRRHRAMSPDAPVRPRPAPIAGTPPPDSKCDPALVKKTCSLFGLDLERPPPLPPSRAYTVSNGVKLGYPQQRTVATDWDEAGVRLRAGESVLALGAASRGRVSVQVGGRTISVPHSLLSPPRATRPAPPPPPPP; this comes from the exons ATGGCCACGCTCGGCCTCTCCAAGGTGTTCATCCTCGACAAGTACTTCACCGAACTGCAGAAGTTCTGGGAGACGGAGAAAAAGCTGCAAG ACGCGTCTTCATCGAACGAGGCGGTCCACTTGCAGCGGCGACTGTTGAGCCTCAGCTCGGAACTGGTGACGCTACGCAACCATCTCCACGTGGGCGGCCCCGGCCAATCGGGTGGGGCTCAGGCCCAACCCGCCGCAAGCCCACAACCCGCGGTGCCGCCACGGGCGCCTCTACTGCTGCCCCCGCTTCAGCCGCCACCGCCCCCGCCAG AGGTACGATGGCGCGGAGGCAGCGGCGCCGGCGATGTCGACGACCTCGTCCATCTCCGAGGGCCGCTCACCGAGGACGCCATCGTGAGGGCGCTGCAGACCAGGTTCTACCAAAATAAGTTCTAC ACGTCGGTGGGGCCCATCGTGGTGGCACTCAACGCGTACGGTGACGCCGCCAACGCACTCACGCCGGCTGCGGCGCGTGCTCAACGTCCCGAGCTCACCCGGCTGGTGCGCGATGCTGTGCGTCACCAAGCAGATTCGGGTTGCCCGCAGGCGATCATCCTTTCCG GAGTGTCGGGCTCGGGAAAGACCTATGCTTCTATGGTGCTGCTCCGGCGGCTGTTCGACGCAGCCGGCGGTGGACCCGAGACGGACGCCTTTAAACATCTCGCCGCCGCTTTCACCGTGCTGCGCGCCCTAGGCACGGCTGCGACGCGCGCCAACGCGCATTCGACGCGCATCGGTCACTTCATCGAGGTGCAGGTCACCGACGGTGCGCTGTACCGCACCAAGATACACTGCTACTTCTTAGACCAGACGCGCGTGGTGCGGCCTCCGGCCGGCGAGCGCAACTACCACGTCTTCTATCACATGCTGGCCGGGCTCGCGGCCGACGAGCGTGCCCGTCTGCACCTGGACGGCCTCACGTCTTCCGACCTTCGATACCTTGCGCCCACCGCACCGGCGCGCCCTCGCGCCGACGCCGCCGACGAGGACGCTGCGCGCTTCCAGGCTTGGCGCGGTTGTCTCGGCGTGCTCGGCATCCCCTTTCTCGACGTGGTACGCGTGCTCGCCGCTGTTCTGTTACTCGGAAATCTCGTTTTCGTCGAGAGTTCGGAAGGCGGCGCTGAAGTGGGTGACGACGCGACATTGGCGGCGGTGAGCGCGCTGCTGGGCGTCGGCGCCGCGGCTCTCGCGCGAGGCTTGGCGACGCGAAGCGCTGCCCGAGGCCGAGTGCGCGCGCCGGCGACGGCCGCCGCAGCCTCGCTGGCACGCGATTCGTTGGCGAAGGCTCTCTACTGCCGAACGGTGGCCACAATAGTGCGGCGCGCCAACTCACTGAAGCGGCCGGGCTCCACGTTGGGCACGCTGTCATCCGACTCTAACGAGTCTGTGCACCAGGATGCTGCGTCACGCCGGGCATCTACGGCCGGCAGCGGCGCGCGAGGTCGAGCGGGCGCGCGCTCAATGGCCGTGCTCAACGACGCAGTGCGCCACGCCACCGACGGCTTCGTGGGAATTCTCGATATGTTTGGCTTCGAAGACGCTGCGCCCTCCCGCCTCGAGCACCTCTGCACGAACCTGTGCGCAGAGACCATGCAGCATTTCTACAACACCCACGTCTTCAAG TCGAGCGCAGAGTCGTGCCGCGAAGAGGGCGTGACGGGTGCTCTGGAGGTGGAGTACGCCGACAACGTGCCCTGCATAGACCTATTGTCTTCACTGCGCAGCGGGCTGTTGGCGGCGCTCGACGCCGAATGCGCCGCCCGGGGCTCGGCCGAGCAGTACGTAGCCCGCGTACGAGCGGCACATCCGCGACTCGGCGACGCGCGGCCGCCGCACCCGCGCCGCTTCACCGTGCGCCACTACGCCGGCGAGGTGGTCTACGACGCCGCTGACTTTCTTGAGGCTAACCGCGACGCAGTGCCGGACGACCTGTTAGCCGTCTTCGACACTCGTGCCTGCGAGTTCGGGTTCGCCACCCACCTATTTGGGGCCGAACTAAAGGCGCTTTCGTCGGCCGGCGGACCAGCCGGCTCCGCATTTCGCGCGTCTCCCACGGCGGCCGGTGGTGCGTCGGGCGGCTCCACTCTAACACAGGACTTTCACACGCGTCTCGACAATCTACTGCGCACGCTCGTGCACGCCAGGCCTCATTTCGTGCGCTGTCTACGTGCCAACGCCACAGAGACGCCAGTGCTCTTCGATCGAGCCACCGTAGCCTCGCAG GTGAGGGCGCTACAGATATTGGAGACGGTGCAGTTGATGGCCAACGGATTCCCGCACCGCATGCGATTCCGCGCTTTCTGCGGGCGGTACTGCGGGCTGGGGGCCCGAGGGAAGGAAACCGCCACCGATAGCGGAGAAGCGACGTGCGCACGCGTCTTACGCGTCGCCACCGCAGCCGCGCCGCCTCCGTCGCATTCGCCTGCTGCCGTACGCTGGGCCATAGGCAAGCGACACGTGTTCCTCAGTGAGGGTATGCGACAG GTGTTAGAGCGCATGCGGCGCGCCCGGCGCCAGGCGGCGGCTCGCTGCATCCAAACTGCGTGGCGGCGCCATCGCGCCATGTCTCCCGACGCCCCCGTCCGACCCCGACCGGCCCCAATCGCCGGCACTCCGCCGCCGGACTCAAAGTGCGACCCCGCCCTCGTCAAGAAGACCTGCTCGCTTTTTGGTCTCGATCTG GAACGACCGCCGCCGCTGCCTCCGTCCCGCGCCTACACCGTGTCCAACGGCGTGAAACTGGGATATCCGCAGCAACGCACCGTGGCGACGGACTGGGACGAGGCGGGGGTGCGCCTTCGCGCAGGGGAATCCGTGCTGGCGCTGGGCGCGGCCTCCCGCGGCCGCGTGTCGGTGCAGGTGGGCGGGCGCACGATTTCGGTGCCGCACTCGCTGCTCTCGCCTCCCCGCGCCACTCGACCCGCCCCGCCGCCGCCTCCGCCGCCGTAG
- the LOC111002923 gene encoding unconventional myosin-IXAa isoform X1 produces MTSGGKREGTTLLPDETYEAVEGRPRRPPRPSRPFRSRRHRHRASRPESQHDAPARLSIRIRDASSSNEAVHLQRRLLSLSSELVTLRNHLHVGGPGQSGGAQAQPAASPQPAVPPRAPLLLPPLQPPPPPPEVRWRGGSGAGDVDDLVHLRGPLTEDAIVRALQTRFYQNKFYTSVGPIVVALNAYGDAANALTPAAARAQRPELTRLVRDAVRHQADSGCPQAIILSGVSGSGKTYASMVLLRRLFDAAGGGPETDAFKHLAAAFTVLRALGTAATRANAHSTRIGHFIEVQVTDGALYRTKIHCYFLDQTRVVRPPAGERNYHVFYHMLAGLAADERARLHLDGLTSSDLRYLAPTAPARPRADAADEDAARFQAWRGCLGVLGIPFLDVVRVLAAVLLLGNLVFVESSEGGAEVGDDATLAAVSALLGVGAAALARGLATRSAARGRVRAPATAAAASLARDSLAKALYCRTVATIVRRANSLKRPGSTLGTLSSDSNESVHQDAASRRASTAGSGARGRAGARSMAVLNDAVRHATDGFVGILDMFGFEDAAPSRLEHLCTNLCAETMQHFYNTHVFKSSAESCREEGVTGALEVEYADNVPCIDLLSSLRSGLLAALDAECAARGSAEQYVARVRAAHPRLGDARPPHPRRFTVRHYAGEVVYDAADFLEANRDAVPDDLLAVFDTRACEFGFATHLFGAELKALSSAGGPAGSAFRASPTAAGGASGGSTLTQDFHTRLDNLLRTLVHARPHFVRCLRANATETPVLFDRATVASQVRALQILETVQLMANGFPHRMRFRAFCGRYCGLGARGKETATDSGEATCARVLRVATAAAPPPSHSPAAVRWAIGKRHVFLSEGMRQVLERMRRARRQAAARCIQTAWRRHRAMSPDAPVRPRPAPIAGTPPPDSKCDPALVKKTCSLFGLDLERPPPLPPSRAYTVSNGVKLGYPQQRTVATDWDEAGVRLRAGESVLALGAASRGRVSVQVGGRTISVPHSLLSPPRATRPAPPPPPPP; encoded by the exons ATGACGTCGGGCGGGAAGCGCGAAGGTACCACGCTGCTGCCGGACGAAACGTACGAGGCAGTGGAGGGTCGACCGCGCCGCCCGCCCCGACCGAGTCGCCCGTTCCGCTCACGCCGACATAGGCACAG AGCAAGTCGGCCGGAGTCGCAGCACGACGCCCCCGCCCGGCTTTCCATACGCATTCGCG ACGCGTCTTCATCGAACGAGGCGGTCCACTTGCAGCGGCGACTGTTGAGCCTCAGCTCGGAACTGGTGACGCTACGCAACCATCTCCACGTGGGCGGCCCCGGCCAATCGGGTGGGGCTCAGGCCCAACCCGCCGCAAGCCCACAACCCGCGGTGCCGCCACGGGCGCCTCTACTGCTGCCCCCGCTTCAGCCGCCACCGCCCCCGCCAG AGGTACGATGGCGCGGAGGCAGCGGCGCCGGCGATGTCGACGACCTCGTCCATCTCCGAGGGCCGCTCACCGAGGACGCCATCGTGAGGGCGCTGCAGACCAGGTTCTACCAAAATAAGTTCTAC ACGTCGGTGGGGCCCATCGTGGTGGCACTCAACGCGTACGGTGACGCCGCCAACGCACTCACGCCGGCTGCGGCGCGTGCTCAACGTCCCGAGCTCACCCGGCTGGTGCGCGATGCTGTGCGTCACCAAGCAGATTCGGGTTGCCCGCAGGCGATCATCCTTTCCG GAGTGTCGGGCTCGGGAAAGACCTATGCTTCTATGGTGCTGCTCCGGCGGCTGTTCGACGCAGCCGGCGGTGGACCCGAGACGGACGCCTTTAAACATCTCGCCGCCGCTTTCACCGTGCTGCGCGCCCTAGGCACGGCTGCGACGCGCGCCAACGCGCATTCGACGCGCATCGGTCACTTCATCGAGGTGCAGGTCACCGACGGTGCGCTGTACCGCACCAAGATACACTGCTACTTCTTAGACCAGACGCGCGTGGTGCGGCCTCCGGCCGGCGAGCGCAACTACCACGTCTTCTATCACATGCTGGCCGGGCTCGCGGCCGACGAGCGTGCCCGTCTGCACCTGGACGGCCTCACGTCTTCCGACCTTCGATACCTTGCGCCCACCGCACCGGCGCGCCCTCGCGCCGACGCCGCCGACGAGGACGCTGCGCGCTTCCAGGCTTGGCGCGGTTGTCTCGGCGTGCTCGGCATCCCCTTTCTCGACGTGGTACGCGTGCTCGCCGCTGTTCTGTTACTCGGAAATCTCGTTTTCGTCGAGAGTTCGGAAGGCGGCGCTGAAGTGGGTGACGACGCGACATTGGCGGCGGTGAGCGCGCTGCTGGGCGTCGGCGCCGCGGCTCTCGCGCGAGGCTTGGCGACGCGAAGCGCTGCCCGAGGCCGAGTGCGCGCGCCGGCGACGGCCGCCGCAGCCTCGCTGGCACGCGATTCGTTGGCGAAGGCTCTCTACTGCCGAACGGTGGCCACAATAGTGCGGCGCGCCAACTCACTGAAGCGGCCGGGCTCCACGTTGGGCACGCTGTCATCCGACTCTAACGAGTCTGTGCACCAGGATGCTGCGTCACGCCGGGCATCTACGGCCGGCAGCGGCGCGCGAGGTCGAGCGGGCGCGCGCTCAATGGCCGTGCTCAACGACGCAGTGCGCCACGCCACCGACGGCTTCGTGGGAATTCTCGATATGTTTGGCTTCGAAGACGCTGCGCCCTCCCGCCTCGAGCACCTCTGCACGAACCTGTGCGCAGAGACCATGCAGCATTTCTACAACACCCACGTCTTCAAG TCGAGCGCAGAGTCGTGCCGCGAAGAGGGCGTGACGGGTGCTCTGGAGGTGGAGTACGCCGACAACGTGCCCTGCATAGACCTATTGTCTTCACTGCGCAGCGGGCTGTTGGCGGCGCTCGACGCCGAATGCGCCGCCCGGGGCTCGGCCGAGCAGTACGTAGCCCGCGTACGAGCGGCACATCCGCGACTCGGCGACGCGCGGCCGCCGCACCCGCGCCGCTTCACCGTGCGCCACTACGCCGGCGAGGTGGTCTACGACGCCGCTGACTTTCTTGAGGCTAACCGCGACGCAGTGCCGGACGACCTGTTAGCCGTCTTCGACACTCGTGCCTGCGAGTTCGGGTTCGCCACCCACCTATTTGGGGCCGAACTAAAGGCGCTTTCGTCGGCCGGCGGACCAGCCGGCTCCGCATTTCGCGCGTCTCCCACGGCGGCCGGTGGTGCGTCGGGCGGCTCCACTCTAACACAGGACTTTCACACGCGTCTCGACAATCTACTGCGCACGCTCGTGCACGCCAGGCCTCATTTCGTGCGCTGTCTACGTGCCAACGCCACAGAGACGCCAGTGCTCTTCGATCGAGCCACCGTAGCCTCGCAG GTGAGGGCGCTACAGATATTGGAGACGGTGCAGTTGATGGCCAACGGATTCCCGCACCGCATGCGATTCCGCGCTTTCTGCGGGCGGTACTGCGGGCTGGGGGCCCGAGGGAAGGAAACCGCCACCGATAGCGGAGAAGCGACGTGCGCACGCGTCTTACGCGTCGCCACCGCAGCCGCGCCGCCTCCGTCGCATTCGCCTGCTGCCGTACGCTGGGCCATAGGCAAGCGACACGTGTTCCTCAGTGAGGGTATGCGACAG GTGTTAGAGCGCATGCGGCGCGCCCGGCGCCAGGCGGCGGCTCGCTGCATCCAAACTGCGTGGCGGCGCCATCGCGCCATGTCTCCCGACGCCCCCGTCCGACCCCGACCGGCCCCAATCGCCGGCACTCCGCCGCCGGACTCAAAGTGCGACCCCGCCCTCGTCAAGAAGACCTGCTCGCTTTTTGGTCTCGATCTG GAACGACCGCCGCCGCTGCCTCCGTCCCGCGCCTACACCGTGTCCAACGGCGTGAAACTGGGATATCCGCAGCAACGCACCGTGGCGACGGACTGGGACGAGGCGGGGGTGCGCCTTCGCGCAGGGGAATCCGTGCTGGCGCTGGGCGCGGCCTCCCGCGGCCGCGTGTCGGTGCAGGTGGGCGGGCGCACGATTTCGGTGCCGCACTCGCTGCTCTCGCCTCCCCGCGCCACTCGACCCGCCCCGCCGCCGCCTCCGCCGCCGTAG